One genomic region from Sorangium aterium encodes:
- a CDS encoding AMP-binding protein — protein sequence MASPLVERLAQLGSSARTAVEDERGQTPFAALLERALRVRGALLAGGAGRGAGEADNPSSLEGERILLLVSPGAAWVSAFLGALLAGGIALPLSALYPPAELEWLASDAGVRRIITDGDLAAVAAPIAQGRAVLRVEDLERAAPGRDAAISDIAADDPALLLYTSGTTGKPKGALLTHRNLAVQAELLRAAWGFSDHDMLLHALPLHHLHGVVIALMTSLLAGGATRMLPRFDARRVAAEIERRSVTSFMAVPTMYQRLFEHVDRGGAPGFAAGAQALRLATSGSAALPVTLAERWRDLTGTIPLERFGMTEIGVGMSNLLDPGARRAGWVGFPLPTVEARITDDAGNAWAPGERPPGDPPAPGGSAAVARGELWIRGPSVFKGYLGREDATAAAFQDGWFRTGDVAERSADGCFRLLGRTSVDILKSGGYKLSALEIEEALREHGAIAEVAVIGVPDEAWGERVVAVVVAASGREAECATGPLRAWAKERLAPYKVPRESIVVRALPRNAMGKVVKPELVKAIAAGIAVDERGPLAR from the coding sequence ATGGCTTCCCCGCTCGTCGAACGGCTCGCGCAGCTCGGCTCGTCCGCCCGAACCGCCGTCGAGGACGAGCGGGGGCAGACCCCCTTCGCGGCGCTGCTGGAGCGAGCCCTCCGCGTCCGCGGCGCGCTGCTCGCCGGCGGCGCGGGGCGCGGCGCGGGTGAGGCCGACAACCCGAGCTCGCTGGAGGGGGAGCGGATCCTGCTCCTCGTTTCGCCCGGCGCGGCGTGGGTCTCGGCGTTCCTCGGCGCGCTCCTCGCCGGCGGGATCGCGCTGCCGCTGTCGGCGCTCTATCCGCCCGCAGAGCTCGAGTGGCTCGCGAGCGACGCCGGCGTGCGGCGGATCATCACCGACGGCGATCTCGCCGCCGTGGCCGCCCCGATCGCGCAGGGCCGCGCCGTGCTCCGCGTGGAGGATCTCGAGCGCGCCGCCCCGGGGCGCGACGCGGCGATCTCCGACATCGCCGCGGACGATCCGGCGCTCCTGCTCTACACGAGCGGCACGACCGGCAAGCCGAAGGGGGCGCTGCTCACGCACCGGAACCTGGCCGTGCAGGCGGAGCTCCTGCGCGCGGCCTGGGGCTTCTCGGATCACGACATGCTGCTGCACGCGCTGCCGCTGCACCACCTCCACGGCGTCGTCATCGCGCTCATGACGTCGCTGCTCGCGGGCGGCGCGACCAGGATGCTGCCGCGCTTCGACGCCCGGCGCGTCGCCGCCGAGATCGAGCGCCGCTCGGTGACGTCGTTCATGGCGGTGCCGACCATGTACCAGCGGCTGTTCGAGCACGTCGACCGGGGCGGCGCGCCCGGCTTCGCCGCCGGGGCGCAGGCCCTGCGGCTCGCGACGAGCGGCTCCGCGGCGCTGCCGGTGACGCTCGCCGAGCGCTGGCGCGACCTCACCGGCACGATCCCGCTCGAGCGCTTCGGGATGACCGAGATCGGCGTCGGCATGAGCAACCTGCTCGATCCAGGCGCGCGGCGGGCAGGCTGGGTCGGCTTCCCGCTGCCGACCGTCGAGGCCCGCATCACGGACGACGCGGGCAACGCGTGGGCGCCGGGGGAACGACCGCCGGGCGACCCGCCAGCGCCGGGCGGCAGCGCCGCGGTCGCGCGAGGCGAGCTCTGGATCCGCGGGCCCAGCGTCTTCAAGGGATACCTCGGGCGCGAGGACGCCACGGCCGCGGCCTTCCAGGACGGCTGGTTCCGCACCGGCGACGTCGCGGAGCGCTCGGCCGACGGGTGCTTCCGGCTCCTCGGGCGGACCTCGGTCGATATCCTCAAGAGCGGCGGATACAAGCTGTCCGCCCTCGAGATCGAAGAGGCGTTGAGGGAGCACGGCGCGATCGCCGAGGTCGCGGTGATCGGCGTCCCTGACGAGGCGTGGGGAGAGCGCGTCGTCGCGGTCGTCGTCGCCGCGTCCGGGCGAGAGGCGGAGTGCGCCACCGGACCGCTCCGCGCCTGGGCGAAGGAGCGCCTCGCGCCCTACAAGGTCCCACGCGAGTCGATCGTCGTGCGGGCCCTGCCGCGCAACGCGATGGGCAAGGTCGTCAAACCAGAGCTCGTGAAGGCCATCGCCGCGGGGATCGCCGTCGATGAGCGCGGCCCGCTCGCGCGGTAG
- a CDS encoding ExbD/TolR family protein: protein MRASCLLFSASPRLAVAAGLIFAAGACESAPKPSGPGAAVTAAPSVEAPVEPPKPKGMPELLVDSMGPYIGGQRVDLAQKEGPEKLTKVIRELPIEGKPVTLLADKRAKPSAVAAVVTELGAAGAPKVVIKTDGRDDLPKEITVVPEGRASKPPSCAVSTMVLKDLATAIWPFGGGLGKKQRKGLAGPDLSNTGEQLTKDIAACSATVAFFSADDEVPWEMAHNLAGTVMASDAKKKLDTLVLLRAAPVAGRPVQLGGG from the coding sequence ATGAGAGCTTCCTGCCTCCTTTTCAGCGCCTCGCCGCGCCTCGCGGTCGCCGCCGGCCTGATCTTCGCCGCGGGGGCGTGCGAGAGCGCGCCGAAGCCCTCGGGGCCTGGCGCGGCCGTGACGGCGGCCCCGAGCGTCGAGGCGCCCGTCGAGCCGCCGAAGCCGAAGGGCATGCCCGAGCTGCTCGTCGACTCCATGGGCCCCTACATCGGTGGCCAGCGCGTGGATCTGGCGCAGAAGGAGGGGCCCGAGAAGCTGACGAAGGTGATCCGCGAGCTGCCGATCGAGGGCAAGCCCGTGACGCTGCTGGCCGACAAGAGGGCGAAGCCGAGCGCGGTCGCCGCCGTCGTGACGGAGCTCGGCGCGGCCGGCGCGCCGAAGGTCGTCATCAAGACCGACGGGCGAGACGACCTCCCGAAGGAGATCACGGTGGTGCCCGAGGGGCGCGCGTCGAAGCCGCCTTCCTGCGCCGTCAGCACGATGGTGCTGAAGGACCTCGCGACGGCGATCTGGCCGTTCGGCGGCGGCCTGGGCAAGAAGCAGCGCAAGGGGCTCGCCGGCCCGGACCTCTCGAACACAGGCGAGCAGCTCACGAAGGACATCGCCGCGTGCAGCGCGACGGTGGCCTTCTTCTCGGCGGACGACGAGGTCCCCTGGGAGATGGCGCACAACCTGGCGGGCACGGTCATGGCTTCCGACGCGAAGAAGAAGCTCGACACGCTCGTCCTGCTCCGCGCTGCCCCGGTCGCGGGGCGGCCGGTGCAGCTCGGTGGAGGCTGA
- a CDS encoding DUF2085 domain-containing protein, protein MAACASGRGQAAAQVPAAVGAGAEPRAPGESSPAEQPSLLSVVRCALVLLGALPWCIALARSRAPLGELGAALDRVFAPLCHRMPERSLTLDGVVMPLCSRCAGIFAGFAAGAAIARPRLAITAWRPILIALAALMAVDVATQDLGLRPVWHASRLATGVAFGYAASAAFLAQIARRPL, encoded by the coding sequence GTGGCCGCGTGCGCTTCCGGGCGCGGGCAGGCAGCGGCGCAGGTACCCGCCGCTGTTGGCGCGGGCGCCGAGCCGCGCGCGCCCGGCGAATCGAGCCCGGCCGAGCAGCCCTCGCTGCTGTCGGTCGTGCGCTGCGCGCTGGTGCTCCTCGGCGCCCTGCCCTGGTGCATCGCCCTCGCGCGGAGCCGCGCGCCGCTCGGAGAGCTCGGCGCAGCGCTCGATCGTGTCTTCGCGCCGCTGTGCCACCGGATGCCCGAGCGATCCCTCACGCTCGACGGCGTCGTCATGCCGCTCTGCAGTCGCTGCGCTGGCATCTTCGCCGGGTTCGCCGCGGGCGCCGCGATCGCGCGCCCTCGCCTGGCGATCACGGCATGGCGCCCGATCCTCATCGCCCTCGCCGCGCTGATGGCGGTCGACGTGGCGACCCAGGACCTCGGGCTGCGCCCCGTCTGGCATGCGAGCCGCCTCGCCACGGGCGTGGCCTTCGGCTACGCCGCGTCCGCGGCGTTCCTCGCGCAGATCGCTCGCCGCCCGCTCTGA
- a CDS encoding uracil-DNA glycosylase, whose translation MVEALREELADLTASVRAFLEWHATTGADGMPGHPAALHEALGAASSEGAPPAPRRPERGFSGLDAPSPPVARGGSDAAFSPPPRGGAAGAPLPPPEQRGAAASASLPHPEQRGSAASASPRPEQRGGLESQGAWSPTQAQRGPEPSPRPAVSAAPAPRAETAARASAALPDTKEERVARLALLAEEVRTCQKCPLHEGRTHTVFSRGDPSSEVVFVGEGPGAEEDLQGQPFVGAAGQLLDKMIAAMGYHRDEVYICNIVKCRPPKNRKPEPAEMAACSPYLTAQLALIKPKVIVALGATAVQGLIGTSEGITKLRGTWKLYKGSIPIMPTFHPAYLLRQPGAKREVWSDLKEVMRHLGKSAPDRG comes from the coding sequence ATGGTCGAAGCGCTGCGCGAAGAGCTCGCCGATCTGACCGCCTCGGTTCGGGCGTTCCTGGAATGGCACGCAACGACCGGCGCAGACGGAATGCCGGGCCACCCTGCAGCGCTCCACGAGGCGCTGGGTGCGGCCTCTTCGGAAGGCGCTCCGCCGGCGCCTCGGCGGCCGGAACGCGGCTTCTCCGGGCTGGATGCGCCCTCGCCACCGGTGGCGCGAGGGGGCAGCGACGCGGCTTTCTCGCCGCCGCCGCGCGGTGGCGCCGCGGGCGCCCCTCTGCCGCCTCCGGAGCAGCGCGGAGCCGCCGCGAGCGCCTCCTTGCCGCATCCGGAGCAGCGCGGGAGCGCCGCGAGCGCCTCCCCGCGTCCTGAGCAGCGCGGCGGCCTCGAGTCGCAGGGGGCGTGGTCGCCGACGCAGGCGCAGCGGGGTCCCGAGCCGTCGCCCCGGCCTGCCGTGAGCGCCGCACCGGCGCCTCGCGCGGAGACGGCTGCGCGCGCGAGCGCAGCGCTGCCGGACACGAAGGAGGAGCGCGTGGCGCGCCTCGCGCTCCTCGCGGAGGAGGTCCGCACCTGCCAGAAGTGTCCGCTCCACGAGGGCCGCACCCACACGGTGTTCTCGCGCGGCGACCCGAGCTCGGAGGTCGTGTTCGTCGGCGAGGGGCCAGGGGCGGAAGAGGACCTGCAGGGGCAGCCGTTCGTCGGCGCGGCCGGGCAGCTGCTCGACAAGATGATCGCGGCGATGGGGTACCACCGCGACGAGGTCTACATCTGCAACATCGTGAAGTGCCGGCCGCCGAAGAACCGGAAGCCGGAGCCGGCCGAGATGGCGGCCTGCAGCCCGTACCTCACGGCTCAGCTCGCGCTGATCAAGCCGAAGGTGATCGTGGCGCTCGGCGCCACCGCGGTGCAGGGGCTGATCGGCACGAGCGAGGGGATCACGAAGCTCCGCGGCACGTGGAAGCTCTACAAGGGCTCGATCCCGATCATGCCCACGTTCCACCCGGCCTACCTGCTGCGCCAGCCGGGCGCGAAGCGAGAGGTCTGGAGCGATCTGAAAGAGGTGATGCGCCACCTCGGCAAGAGCGCGCCCGACAGAGGCTGA
- the trxB gene encoding thioredoxin-disulfide reductase — MSESNVRNLVIIGSGPAGLTAAIYAARANLKPLLIEGFSAGGLIPGGQLMFTTDVENYPGFPEKITGQELMQRFRDQAAHQGTEIVTADVTKVELTGHPFKIWVEDTLYLTKAVVVATGARANYIGLESEDKLKNKGVSACAVCDGALFRGQDVVVVGGGDTAMEEATYLSGLCSSVTLVHRRDEFRASKAMVQRVVENPKIKILYSHVVEEVLDVKADMVTGVRVKSTKTGDSHLVPAAAMFVAIGHTPMTDLFVGQLDTHPNGYLKTVPGSTRTNIPGVFAAGDVQDWNYRQAVTAAGTGCMAALDAERWLAQQGGH, encoded by the coding sequence ATGAGTGAATCGAACGTCCGCAACCTGGTCATCATCGGCTCCGGCCCCGCCGGGCTCACCGCCGCCATCTATGCGGCGCGCGCCAACCTGAAGCCGCTCCTCATCGAGGGCTTCAGCGCCGGCGGCCTGATCCCGGGGGGCCAGCTCATGTTCACGACCGACGTCGAGAACTACCCCGGCTTCCCCGAGAAGATCACCGGCCAGGAGCTGATGCAGCGCTTTCGCGACCAGGCCGCGCATCAGGGCACGGAGATCGTGACGGCGGACGTGACCAAGGTCGAGCTGACGGGCCACCCCTTCAAGATCTGGGTGGAGGACACGCTCTACCTGACGAAGGCGGTGGTGGTCGCGACGGGCGCGCGCGCCAACTACATCGGCCTCGAGAGCGAGGACAAGCTCAAGAACAAGGGCGTCAGCGCCTGCGCGGTCTGCGACGGCGCGCTCTTCCGCGGCCAGGACGTCGTGGTCGTCGGCGGCGGCGACACGGCGATGGAGGAGGCCACCTACCTGTCCGGGCTCTGCAGCAGCGTCACGCTGGTGCACCGCCGCGACGAGTTCCGGGCGTCGAAGGCGATGGTCCAGCGCGTGGTCGAGAACCCGAAGATCAAGATCCTCTACAGCCACGTGGTGGAGGAGGTGCTCGACGTGAAGGCCGATATGGTGACGGGCGTCCGCGTGAAGAGCACGAAGACCGGCGACAGCCACCTCGTGCCGGCGGCGGCGATGTTCGTCGCGATCGGCCACACGCCGATGACCGATCTCTTCGTCGGGCAGCTCGACACGCACCCGAACGGCTACCTGAAGACGGTGCCGGGCTCGACGCGCACCAACATCCCGGGCGTCTTCGCCGCGGGCGACGTGCAGGACTGGAACTACCGCCAGGCCGTCACGGCCGCTGGCACGGGCTGCATGGCCGCCCTCGACGCGGAGCGCTGGCTCGCGCAGCAGGGCGGCCACTGA
- a CDS encoding OmpP1/FadL family transporter, whose protein sequence is MRRGSAGAAGAAFAAMVAAGAARASSGLDSPDIGVLQLGRGGAWVARADDPLAAYFNPAGLAAQRSGAHGGVHFIQLAQCFTRLGPGGRPVPPSATTAIPAPGSDGGPDPEVCAEGGLFPNPQLAATLRLSDALALGVAVLGPHGVGERAWPESLRYTHPSFGDMTQPSPQRYLLTSLDALMLMPTLSVGFTPAEGVSLGAGFIWGTAAIDFVNFSEALSGGGGDDFKAHGDLRTRAKATDLFIPGFVLGARWAAAAHLDLGAWFKWQDAVRAKTDLTIESRYWTPAGAKDEDPCKGEAPKCNVTEEQNAGDLTMRIPMEAKLGLRYHRPRAGARSAASARRASAAEPRIRDPMADDVFDVELDFTWANNSAVDAIEVRFREGIPVRGTSVGTVPPNADVPHRWRDVLGVRLGGDYVVLPSLLALRAGGFFESKGQDDADLNLDFHLGYRIGVGAGVTARVGPVDISAAFQHTSFGALDNGGNGRLKAVSGAALSGYRSIQSVNGGRFESSLDEFGLSGTMRF, encoded by the coding sequence ATGAGACGAGGATCTGCCGGCGCCGCGGGCGCCGCGTTCGCTGCGATGGTGGCCGCCGGCGCCGCGCGCGCGTCGTCGGGGCTCGACTCGCCTGACATCGGGGTGCTCCAGCTCGGCCGCGGCGGGGCGTGGGTCGCGCGGGCGGACGATCCGCTCGCCGCGTACTTCAACCCGGCTGGGCTCGCCGCGCAGCGGAGCGGCGCCCACGGCGGCGTCCACTTCATCCAGCTGGCCCAGTGCTTCACGAGGCTCGGCCCCGGCGGCCGCCCCGTCCCGCCGAGCGCCACGACGGCGATCCCGGCGCCCGGCAGCGACGGCGGCCCCGACCCCGAGGTGTGCGCCGAGGGCGGCCTGTTCCCGAACCCGCAGCTCGCGGCGACCCTGCGCTTGAGCGACGCGCTCGCCCTCGGCGTCGCGGTGCTCGGCCCGCACGGCGTCGGCGAGCGGGCGTGGCCGGAGTCGCTCCGGTACACGCACCCGAGCTTCGGCGACATGACGCAGCCGTCGCCCCAGCGGTACCTGCTCACGTCGCTCGACGCCCTGATGTTGATGCCCACGCTGTCGGTCGGGTTCACCCCCGCGGAGGGGGTCTCGCTCGGCGCCGGCTTCATCTGGGGCACGGCGGCCATCGATTTCGTCAATTTCAGTGAGGCCCTCTCGGGCGGAGGCGGCGACGACTTCAAGGCGCACGGCGATCTGCGCACGCGCGCGAAGGCGACCGACCTCTTCATCCCAGGCTTCGTCCTCGGCGCGCGCTGGGCGGCGGCGGCTCACCTCGACCTGGGCGCATGGTTCAAGTGGCAGGACGCCGTGCGGGCGAAGACCGATCTCACCATCGAGTCTCGCTACTGGACGCCGGCAGGGGCCAAGGACGAGGACCCCTGCAAGGGCGAGGCGCCGAAGTGCAACGTCACCGAGGAGCAGAACGCCGGCGATCTCACGATGCGGATCCCCATGGAGGCGAAGCTCGGCCTCCGGTACCACAGGCCCCGCGCCGGCGCGCGGAGCGCGGCGAGCGCGCGCCGCGCCTCCGCCGCCGAACCCCGCATCCGCGATCCGATGGCGGATGACGTCTTCGATGTGGAGCTCGATTTCACCTGGGCCAACAACAGCGCGGTCGACGCGATCGAGGTCCGGTTCCGCGAGGGCATCCCCGTCCGCGGCACGAGCGTGGGCACGGTGCCTCCCAACGCCGACGTCCCGCACCGCTGGCGTGACGTCCTGGGGGTCCGGCTCGGCGGCGATTACGTCGTGCTCCCGAGCCTCCTCGCGCTGCGCGCAGGCGGCTTCTTCGAGAGCAAGGGGCAGGACGACGCCGATCTGAACCTCGACTTCCACCTCGGCTACCGGATCGGCGTCGGGGCCGGCGTGACCGCGCGCGTCGGCCCTGTCGACATTTCAGCAGCGTTTCAGCACACGTCGTTCGGTGCGCTGGACAACGGCGGGAACGGGCGCCTCAAGGCCGTATCCGGCGCTGCGCTGAGCGGCTACCGCAGCATCCAGAGCGTCAACGGCGGCCGCTTCGAGAGCAGCCTGGACGAGTTCGGTCTGAGCGGAACCATGCGCTTCTGA
- a CDS encoding MXAN_5187 family protein, with translation MLLSRFWYGVLALALGAAVFVLFVAAQLYNRSSHRAMSEALSADSSAVEWFLNDDARKRSSALIRVALNPALRTALAKSSTEAKPGAELREKARTALRTATAEVPPDLKFDHVWAVDAAGRVIASVDFEHREDWELGGYPLVADALHGWIRDDAWVWKGRILRVVARPVEQDVNGEPVGAVIGAKIIDDTFARAVTKRTGAAVGFYAEGARVASGAPEGFDKANLDQITQDLKLLDDNKDYVEKGRSEVRVIGQHLGVVYARLPGEAWELGAGYAVGRLAASVDSPLNFLDKANNDDKSEVPTVLILAGVLGMAAIGLVLSFLEHTRPLHVFRGEAARFAKGEVDVLAPSRFRGAYRKIAADINDGVEKVAAKGGAPRKAADLEQVLGPIPTQPAMSAFSVPLGPGEPRPDSRPSYPKPMVSPRGPTRRPGSHPLSGPPPARDSVEPVEAIEEVSDAGMAISALEPAGAPGRPPPRRPPPPPPPRAPGAPALPNPVPEAASAPAAPAPQQDGAGDPDELTEWNAVYEEFLSVKQQCGEPTNALTFEKFKGTLQRNKDALVARHNCSRVRFTVYVKDGKAALKASPVK, from the coding sequence ATGCTGCTGTCGCGTTTCTGGTACGGGGTGCTCGCGCTCGCGCTCGGCGCCGCGGTCTTCGTCCTCTTCGTCGCCGCGCAGCTCTACAACCGCTCGAGCCACCGCGCGATGAGCGAGGCGCTCAGCGCCGACTCCAGCGCGGTCGAGTGGTTCCTCAACGACGACGCCCGGAAGCGCTCGAGCGCGCTCATCCGGGTCGCGCTGAACCCGGCCCTGCGGACCGCGCTGGCCAAGTCGTCGACCGAGGCCAAGCCCGGCGCCGAGCTGCGCGAGAAGGCCCGCACCGCGCTGCGCACCGCGACCGCGGAGGTGCCCCCGGACCTCAAGTTCGATCACGTGTGGGCCGTCGACGCGGCCGGGCGGGTGATCGCGTCGGTGGACTTCGAGCACCGCGAGGACTGGGAGCTCGGCGGCTACCCGCTGGTCGCCGACGCCCTCCACGGCTGGATCCGCGATGACGCGTGGGTCTGGAAGGGCCGCATCCTCCGCGTCGTGGCGCGCCCCGTCGAGCAGGACGTCAACGGCGAGCCGGTCGGCGCCGTGATCGGCGCCAAGATCATCGACGACACCTTCGCCCGCGCCGTCACGAAGCGCACCGGCGCCGCCGTCGGCTTCTACGCCGAGGGGGCGCGCGTCGCCTCGGGCGCGCCCGAGGGGTTCGACAAGGCGAACCTCGACCAGATCACGCAGGATCTGAAGCTGCTCGACGACAACAAGGACTACGTCGAGAAGGGGCGCTCCGAGGTCCGCGTCATCGGCCAGCACCTCGGCGTCGTCTACGCGCGGCTGCCCGGCGAGGCGTGGGAGCTCGGCGCCGGCTACGCGGTCGGCCGCCTCGCGGCGTCCGTCGACTCGCCGCTCAACTTCCTCGACAAGGCGAACAACGACGACAAGAGCGAGGTGCCGACGGTGCTGATCCTGGCCGGCGTCCTCGGCATGGCCGCGATCGGGCTGGTGCTCTCGTTCCTGGAGCACACGCGGCCGCTCCATGTCTTCCGCGGCGAGGCGGCGCGCTTCGCCAAGGGGGAGGTCGACGTGCTGGCGCCGAGCCGCTTCCGCGGCGCGTACCGGAAGATCGCGGCCGACATCAACGACGGCGTCGAGAAGGTGGCCGCGAAGGGCGGCGCGCCCCGGAAGGCCGCCGACCTCGAGCAGGTGCTCGGCCCGATCCCGACGCAGCCGGCGATGAGCGCGTTCTCGGTGCCGCTCGGCCCCGGCGAGCCGCGCCCCGACTCGCGCCCCTCCTACCCGAAGCCCATGGTGAGCCCGCGCGGCCCGACGCGGCGGCCCGGCTCGCACCCGCTCAGCGGTCCGCCGCCGGCCCGCGACTCCGTGGAGCCCGTCGAGGCGATCGAGGAGGTCTCGGACGCGGGGATGGCGATCTCCGCCCTCGAGCCCGCGGGCGCTCCCGGGCGCCCGCCGCCGCGGCGCCCGCCGCCGCCGCCGCCGCCCAGGGCGCCGGGGGCGCCCGCCCTGCCGAACCCGGTCCCCGAGGCGGCGAGCGCGCCGGCAGCGCCAGCGCCGCAGCAGGACGGCGCGGGAGATCCGGACGAGCTCACCGAGTGGAACGCCGTCTACGAGGAGTTCCTGTCGGTGAAGCAGCAGTGCGGGGAGCCCACGAACGCGCTCACCTTCGAGAAGTTCAAGGGGACCTTGCAGCGCAACAAGGACGCGCTCGTGGCTCGCCACAACTGCTCGCGTGTTCGCTTCACGGTCTACGTGAAGGACGGCAAGGCGGCGCTCAAGGCGTCTCCGGTGAAGTGA
- a CDS encoding inositol monophosphatase family protein has translation MSGRGSAELLELSAIALRVAEEAAALVQAGFRAGPRGLHVEEKGPHDLVTEFDRASEDLLVARLDALTPGVAVVGEERSAARREEPRGGLVWYVDPLDGTTNFVHGHPFWCVSVGLMDDDVPVAGAVVAPALGLRWTGFRPREPGPRDAARAPVSTAAIDGEARRNGERCAVSATASLQRAMVATGFPPIRDRAPDNNFDAFMTVKRNAQAVRRCGSAAIDLCMVADGTYDAYWERRLHAWDVAAGSAIVRGAGGVVTALDGGLPNYHTGNIVASNGLVHAAIVALFSHPGPPTC, from the coding sequence ATGAGCGGGCGCGGATCAGCCGAGCTGCTCGAGCTCTCCGCGATCGCGCTGCGCGTCGCCGAGGAGGCAGCGGCGCTCGTCCAGGCCGGGTTCCGGGCAGGGCCGCGCGGCCTGCACGTGGAGGAGAAGGGGCCGCACGACCTCGTGACCGAGTTCGACCGGGCGAGCGAGGACCTGCTCGTCGCGCGGCTCGACGCGCTCACGCCCGGCGTCGCCGTCGTCGGCGAGGAGCGGAGCGCCGCGCGCCGCGAGGAGCCGCGCGGCGGGCTCGTCTGGTACGTCGATCCGCTCGACGGCACGACGAACTTCGTCCACGGCCACCCGTTCTGGTGCGTGTCCGTCGGCCTGATGGATGACGACGTGCCCGTCGCCGGCGCCGTCGTCGCGCCCGCGCTCGGGCTGCGCTGGACGGGCTTCCGGCCGCGCGAGCCAGGCCCGCGCGACGCTGCTCGCGCGCCGGTGAGCACGGCGGCGATCGACGGAGAGGCGCGCCGCAACGGCGAGCGATGCGCGGTCAGCGCCACGGCGTCGCTGCAGCGCGCGATGGTGGCGACCGGCTTCCCGCCGATCCGCGACCGGGCGCCGGACAACAACTTCGACGCCTTCATGACCGTCAAGCGCAACGCTCAGGCCGTGCGTCGTTGCGGCAGCGCGGCCATCGATCTCTGCATGGTCGCGGACGGAACCTACGATGCGTACTGGGAGCGCCGGTTGCATGCATGGGACGTCGCCGCCGGAAGCGCGATCGTGCGCGGCGCGGGCGGCGTCGTCACCGCGCTCGACGGCGGTTTGCCGAACTACCATACAGGCAACATCGTGGCGTCGAACGGCCTCGTCCATGCCGCCATCGTCGCGCTGTTCTCCCACCCGGGCCCGCCGACCTGCTAG
- a CDS encoding UDP-N-acetylmuramate--L-alanine ligase, giving the protein MHVHFVAVAGTGMGALAGLFKAAGHDVSGSDVSFYPPMGPALERWGIRLLTGFDPAHLDPRPDLVVIGNVCRPTNPEARAAIDGGMRVTTMAHALADHMLAGRSALVVAGTHGKTTTSSMCAWILHEAGRDPGFLIGGLPKNFEASFRLPRSASSASDRRGLPLLGEAGAGRRRTPFVVEGDEYDTAFFEKTPKFWHYQPEVGVVTSMEHDHIDIYPDAASYEAAFRGFVERIPEAGLLVAAAHDPRVVEVVSRSARAEVAWFALEGDDTHGQPPHWLAAPAEAGESGQSFDLYAGGVLAGRFALQMPGHHNVRNAIAAIAAAAQGFGVPLSTATTALAGFTGVRRRQDLLFEARGVRVYDDFAHHPTAVDETLRALRSRHPGGALWAVFEPRSATACRALHQEPYARAFDAADRVVLAPLGRPDIAAGERLDLDRLVHDLERGGKRAEAAGSVDAIVAAIARDAREGDTIALLSNGAFGGIYEKLRGALSAGAR; this is encoded by the coding sequence ATGCACGTCCACTTCGTCGCCGTCGCGGGCACCGGCATGGGTGCGCTGGCGGGGCTCTTCAAGGCCGCGGGGCACGACGTCTCGGGCTCCGACGTCTCGTTCTACCCGCCCATGGGGCCGGCCCTCGAGCGGTGGGGCATCCGCCTCCTGACCGGGTTCGATCCCGCGCACCTCGACCCCCGGCCCGATCTCGTCGTGATCGGCAACGTCTGCCGCCCGACGAACCCCGAGGCCCGCGCCGCGATCGACGGAGGCATGCGGGTGACCACGATGGCGCACGCGCTCGCGGATCACATGCTCGCCGGCCGCTCCGCACTCGTCGTGGCCGGCACGCACGGCAAGACGACGACGAGCTCGATGTGCGCGTGGATCCTCCACGAGGCGGGCAGGGACCCTGGCTTCCTCATCGGCGGCCTGCCGAAGAACTTCGAGGCGAGCTTCCGCCTGCCCCGGAGCGCCTCCTCGGCGAGCGACCGCCGCGGCCTGCCGCTCCTCGGCGAGGCGGGCGCGGGTCGCCGCAGGACGCCGTTCGTCGTCGAAGGCGACGAGTACGACACCGCCTTCTTCGAGAAGACGCCGAAGTTCTGGCACTACCAGCCCGAGGTCGGCGTCGTCACGTCGATGGAGCACGATCACATCGACATCTACCCCGACGCCGCGTCCTACGAGGCGGCGTTCCGCGGGTTCGTCGAGCGGATCCCGGAGGCCGGGCTCCTCGTGGCGGCGGCGCACGATCCGCGGGTCGTCGAGGTGGTGTCGCGCTCGGCGCGCGCAGAGGTCGCGTGGTTCGCGCTCGAGGGCGACGACACGCACGGGCAGCCGCCGCACTGGCTCGCCGCGCCCGCGGAGGCCGGCGAGAGCGGCCAGTCGTTCGATCTGTACGCCGGCGGCGTCCTGGCCGGGCGCTTCGCCCTGCAGATGCCGGGGCACCACAACGTGCGCAACGCCATCGCCGCGATCGCGGCCGCGGCGCAGGGCTTCGGCGTGCCGCTCTCGACCGCGACCACGGCGCTCGCCGGCTTCACCGGCGTCCGGCGCCGGCAGGACCTCCTCTTCGAGGCGCGCGGGGTCCGCGTCTACGACGACTTCGCGCACCACCCGACCGCGGTGGACGAGACGCTGCGCGCGCTCCGGTCCAGGCACCCGGGAGGCGCGCTGTGGGCGGTGTTCGAGCCGCGCAGCGCGACCGCGTGCCGCGCCCTCCACCAGGAGCCTTACGCGCGCGCGTTCGACGCGGCCGACCGCGTCGTGCTGGCGCCGCTCGGGCGCCCCGACATCGCCGCCGGCGAGCGGCTCGATCTCGACAGGCTGGTGCACGACCTCGAGCGCGGGGGCAAGCGCGCGGAGGCGGCGGGCTCGGTGGACGCGATCGTCGCCGCGATCGCGCGCGACGCGCGGGAGGGCGACACGATCGCGCTCCTGTCCAACGGGGCGTTCGGCGGCATCTACGAGAAGCTCCGCGGCGCGCTGTCGGCGGGGGCGCGATGA